The Candidatus Methanoperedens sp. genome segment TACGGCATCATCGGCACTTCTTCACGCATAGATGAAGCAGTTGACACCTACGAAATCCTGGTTGAGAAAATCATCCTGGCTGCTGAGATTGAGACCACGATGAAGAAGCTGCTTGAGGATATCGAAAAAACAAAGCGAAGGGTGAACGCCCTTGAGTTCAAGGTGATACCCGAGCTCTCTGAAGCTAAGGATTTTATCGTGCTCAGACTTGAGGAGATGGAGCGGGAGAATACCTTCAGGCTGAAGAGGATAAAGGGGTAAGTCACTGGAATTAGTTGTGACAAGCGCCAAAGCATCGGAATAAGCAAACTACTATTCCCAAAAGATTTTAAAACATCCGATTAATATAGAGCTAATAATAGAGGGTGTTTAATGACCAGAGTCGAAAAAGACAGCCTTGGCGAAATCGAAGTTCCTGAGAATGCTTTATACGGCGCTTTTACCACACGAGCTTCTAATAACTTCAGGATAAGCGGGCTTCGTGCAAAGCCTGAGTTCATTAAATCTATCGCGTTCATCAAAAAGGCAGCCGCCACAACGAATATGAAGCTCGGCATCCTCGATAAAAAAATCGGAGATGCGATTATTCAGGCAGCGGATGAGGTTATTGAAGGCAAACACATGGAGCAATTCATACTCGAC includes the following:
- a CDS encoding V-type ATP synthase subunit D produces the protein YGIIGTSSRIDEAVDTYEILVEKIILAAEIETTMKKLLEDIEKTKRRVNALEFKVIPELSEAKDFIVLRLEEMERENTFRLKRIKG